The following proteins are encoded in a genomic region of Lytechinus variegatus isolate NC3 chromosome 7, Lvar_3.0, whole genome shotgun sequence:
- the LOC121418487 gene encoding centriole, cilia and spindle-associated protein-like, producing the protein MGFRRSEYGRQYREPAWDTYQDYYRQQVSYRAYRRQLEHHHNFVEWDWDTESETGADGRKEGADRPEQVQAAGSMPEDHWNRHVNEGEAIAARGVADREVQTPDWGNGKSSKRRRSGSSRDISKRERQVPETTPRPKTSLERVRGGGGAEGTRPPLLAFGWADSKKDMGCKKTFNVRASAHGDNTQVFPAALRAMRRNQYAIEYREEQKRRENLKMRRLRAAFNIPPPDDTVWTTEYQRNYTAQSQTTRRSARR; encoded by the exons ATGGGATTCCGACGCAGTGAGTACGGTCGCCAGTACCGGGAACCCGCCTGGGACACATACCAAGACTACTACAGGCAACAGGTATCATACAGGGCTTACCGCAGGCAGCTGGAACACCACCACAACTTTGTAGAATGGGACTGGGACACAGAGAGTGAAACAGGAGCAGATGGAAGAAAGGAAGGGGCCGACAGACCGGAGCAGGTCCAAGCTGCGGGTTCAATGCCAGAGGACCATTGGAACAGGCATGTGAATGAGGGGGAAGCCATCGCTGCTAGGGGTGTGGCTGATAGAGAAGTGCAGACACCAGATTGGGGCAATGGGAAGAGCAGTAAGAGAAGGAGAAGTGGATCCTCCAGAG ATATATCAAAACGAGAAAGACAGGTACCTGAGACGACACCCCGCCCCAAGACAAGCTTAGAGAGGGTACGAGGAGGGGGAGGAGCAGAAGGAACAAGACCACCATTGCTTGCCTTTGGTTGGGCCGACAGCAAGAAAGACATGGGATGCAAGAAGACATTCAATGTCAGAGCATCAGCACATGGAGAC AACACCCAAGTCTTCCCAGCAGCCCTTCGTGCGATGAGGAGAAACCAGTATGCCATCGAGTACCGCGAGGAGCAGAAGAGGCGGGAGAATCTGAAGATGAGACGGTTACGCGCCGCCTTTAACATCCCACCCCCTGATGATACGGTTTGGACGACCGAATACCAGAGAAACTATACGGCACAATCTCAAACGACTAGGAGATCAGCCAGGAGATGa
- the LOC121418486 gene encoding RNA-binding protein Nova-1-like, with amino-acid sequence MATAEFVTGPGTQSTSHSLVPSIHTIVGHPIIDINGLNGDTCDSRKRPLESESEGGMATKRTNLGPGPVDDNKYMLKMLIPSTAAGSIIGKGGQTIAQLQKDTGTNVKLSKANDFYPEGNQGRVSFINTEIAGIKHGELKEGRGERREKGRYKKRRK; translated from the exons ATGGCGACAGCAGAATTCGTGACGGGCCCAGGAACACAGTCTACTTCGCATTCATTAGTTCCATCTATCCACACAATTGTTGGACATCCTATCATCGATATTAACGGTTTGAACGGAGACACTTGTGACTCTAGGAAAAGACCACTGGAATCAGAATCAGAAGGAGGCATGGCAACAAAAAGAACAAATCTTGGCCCGGGCCCAGTCG ATGACAACAAATACATGTTGAAGATGTTGATCCCAAGCACGGCAGCTGGCTCCATAATCGGCAAAGGTGGCCAAACCATTGCTCAACTACAAAAAGACACAGGAACCAACGTCAAACTCTCAAAGGCAAATGACTTCTATCCAG aAGGCAATCAAGGGAGAGTGTCATTCATCAATACAGAAATAGCAGGGATCAAACATGGAGAGttgaaagaaggaagaggagagagaagggagaaagggagatataaaaagagaagaaaatga